In one window of Protaetiibacter larvae DNA:
- a CDS encoding HAD family hydrolase, protein MTAPAQGERWLIGLDIDGTVLQEDGTLDERVASEIARVRALGHEIMPATGRSVSMTLPVIDRVGIAPGYAVCANGAIVLRRDRDAPVGYVRDRVETFDPREVLTTIRGHLEGASYAVEDPEGLFRFTGQFPEGALAAGRLQVEFEELLEEPATRVVVLSPGHAIDDFLSVVERMGLHKVSYNVGWTAWLDIAPDGVNKGTGMEYVRAQLGIDPSRVLVIGDGRNDIDMFQWAADGGGVAIAMGQAPDEVRAVATDVTGTDLEQGVADALAKYFPGDRD, encoded by the coding sequence GTGACCGCCCCCGCGCAGGGTGAGCGCTGGCTCATCGGGCTCGACATCGACGGCACGGTGCTGCAGGAGGACGGCACGCTCGACGAGCGGGTGGCCTCCGAGATCGCCCGCGTGCGCGCGCTCGGGCACGAGATCATGCCTGCCACCGGGCGCTCCGTGTCGATGACCCTGCCCGTGATCGATCGCGTCGGCATCGCACCGGGGTATGCCGTGTGCGCCAACGGCGCCATCGTGCTGCGCCGCGACCGGGACGCACCGGTCGGCTACGTGCGCGACCGCGTGGAGACCTTCGACCCGCGCGAGGTGCTCACGACCATCCGCGGCCACCTGGAGGGCGCCAGCTACGCCGTCGAGGATCCGGAGGGCCTGTTCCGGTTCACGGGCCAGTTCCCCGAGGGGGCGCTCGCCGCGGGGCGCCTGCAGGTGGAGTTCGAGGAGCTGCTCGAGGAGCCCGCGACGCGCGTCGTCGTGCTGTCGCCGGGCCACGCGATCGACGACTTCCTGAGCGTCGTCGAACGCATGGGCCTGCACAAGGTGAGCTACAACGTGGGCTGGACGGCCTGGCTCGACATCGCCCCGGACGGCGTCAACAAGGGCACCGGCATGGAGTACGTGCGGGCGCAGCTCGGCATCGACCCCTCCCGGGTCCTGGTGATCGGCGACGGCCGCAACGACATCGACATGTTCCAGTGGGCGGCGGATGGCGGCGGGGTCGCGATCGCCATGGGCCAGGCCCCGGACGAGGTGCGCGCCGTGGCCACCGACGTGACCGGCACCGATCTCGAGCAGGGCGTCGCCGATGCCCTCGCGAAGTACTTCCCGGGTGATCGTGACTGA
- the serS gene encoding serine--tRNA ligase: protein MIDPQLLRDAPDLVRASQERRGASLELVDEALAADVARRAAIVGFETLRAEQNAFGKKVAQAPKDEKPALVAQAQELAAQVKEAQRIAGEAEARFAEVAGSIPNLVLDGVPAGGEDDFVTLREVGGRPEFDFEPRDHLAIGELLDAIDMERGAKVSGARFYFLKGVGARLEFALIQLGLTRALEAGFTPLITPTLVRPEIMAGTGFLGAHADEIYYLEKDELYLTGTSEVALAGYHKDEILDLSAGPLRYAGISTCYRREAGSGGRDTRGIIRVHQFQKLEMFSYIDPADAEAEHERLLALQEGMLQSLGLSYRVIDTAAGDLGTSAARKFDVEAWVPTQDAYRELTSTSNCTTFQARRLDIRQRGAEGKTAPVATLNGTLATTRWIVALLETHQRADGSVVVPEPLRPFLGLDVLEPVT from the coding sequence GTGATCGACCCCCAGCTGCTGCGCGACGCACCCGATCTGGTCCGAGCCTCGCAGGAACGCCGGGGGGCCTCCCTCGAGCTCGTCGACGAGGCGCTCGCGGCGGATGTGGCGCGTCGGGCCGCGATCGTCGGCTTCGAGACGCTCCGGGCCGAGCAGAACGCCTTCGGCAAGAAGGTGGCGCAGGCGCCGAAGGACGAGAAGCCCGCGCTCGTCGCCCAGGCGCAGGAGCTCGCCGCCCAGGTGAAGGAAGCCCAGCGCATCGCGGGCGAGGCGGAGGCGCGCTTCGCCGAGGTGGCGGGATCCATCCCGAACCTCGTTCTCGACGGGGTTCCGGCGGGAGGCGAAGACGACTTCGTGACGCTGCGCGAGGTGGGCGGACGGCCGGAGTTCGACTTCGAGCCGCGCGACCACCTGGCGATCGGCGAGCTGCTCGACGCGATCGACATGGAGCGCGGAGCGAAGGTCTCGGGGGCCCGGTTCTACTTCCTCAAGGGGGTGGGTGCCCGGCTCGAGTTCGCCCTCATCCAGCTGGGCCTCACGCGCGCGCTCGAGGCGGGGTTCACCCCGCTCATCACACCGACCCTCGTGCGTCCGGAGATCATGGCGGGCACCGGGTTCCTCGGCGCCCACGCCGACGAGATCTACTACCTCGAGAAGGACGAGCTCTACCTCACCGGCACGAGCGAGGTGGCGCTCGCGGGGTACCACAAGGACGAAATCCTCGACCTCTCGGCCGGCCCCCTGCGGTACGCGGGCATCTCCACCTGCTACCGCCGCGAGGCGGGCTCGGGCGGCAGGGACACCCGCGGCATCATCCGGGTGCACCAGTTCCAGAAGCTCGAGATGTTCAGCTACATCGACCCCGCGGACGCGGAGGCGGAGCACGAGCGCCTGCTCGCGCTGCAGGAGGGGATGCTGCAGAGCCTCGGGCTGTCGTATCGCGTGATCGACACGGCGGCCGGCGACCTCGGCACGAGCGCCGCCCGCAAGTTCGATGTCGAGGCGTGGGTGCCCACGCAGGACGCCTACCGCGAGCTCACCTCGACGAGCAACTGCACGACCTTCCAGGCGCGGCGCCTCGACATCCGGCAGCGCGGCGCCGAGGGCAAGACGGCACCCGTCGCGACCCTCAACGGCACGCTCGCGACGACCCGCTGGATCGTCGCGCTGCTCGAGACGCACCAGCGCGCCGACGGCTCGGTGGTGGTGCCCGAGCCCCTGCGCCCGTTCCTCGGCCTGGACGTGCTGGAGCCAGTGACGTGA
- a CDS encoding diacylglycerol/lipid kinase family protein: MSPPDVAAARRAAVVFNPVKVDIERLRAAVAAAESASGWAKSLWLETTTDDPGQGQAETAAHAGAALVIAAGGDGTVRASGSALRGTGIPLAIVPAGTGNLLARNLGLDVSSGHLEATITNAFTGVDIAIDVALIQITRPDRSVEDHAFLVMAGLGLDAKMIAHTNPELKRRVGWLAYVGAIGRALVDKEVLRIRYRLDGGEERASRAHTVIVGNCGSLPGNVLLLPDAEVDDGVFDIVTLRPEGFGGWARVWIGIVWENGVLRRNAVGRRLLNLRSRPVRAMRYLRGRQFELLLDRPEEFELDGDEFGLVTGFRARVDPAALVVRVPRS; the protein is encoded by the coding sequence ATGTCGCCCCCCGACGTCGCCGCAGCGCGGCGCGCGGCCGTCGTGTTCAACCCGGTCAAGGTCGACATCGAGCGCCTTCGCGCGGCCGTCGCCGCGGCCGAGAGCGCCTCCGGCTGGGCCAAGAGCCTGTGGCTCGAGACGACGACCGATGATCCCGGCCAGGGGCAGGCCGAGACGGCGGCCCACGCCGGCGCCGCGCTCGTGATCGCGGCGGGAGGCGACGGCACGGTTCGGGCGAGCGGGTCGGCGCTGCGCGGCACCGGCATCCCCCTCGCGATCGTCCCCGCCGGCACCGGCAACCTGCTGGCCCGGAACCTGGGGCTCGACGTCAGCTCGGGCCACCTCGAAGCCACCATCACGAACGCCTTCACGGGGGTCGACATCGCGATCGACGTGGCGCTCATCCAGATCACCCGACCGGATCGCAGCGTCGAGGATCACGCCTTCCTCGTGATGGCGGGTCTCGGCCTGGATGCCAAGATGATCGCCCACACCAACCCCGAGCTGAAGCGGCGCGTGGGCTGGCTCGCCTACGTCGGCGCGATCGGGCGCGCCCTCGTCGACAAGGAGGTGCTGCGCATCCGGTACCGCCTCGACGGCGGAGAGGAGCGCGCCTCCCGCGCCCACACGGTCATCGTCGGCAACTGCGGGTCGCTGCCGGGCAACGTGCTGCTGCTGCCGGACGCCGAGGTCGACGACGGGGTGTTCGACATCGTGACGCTGCGGCCGGAGGGCTTCGGCGGGTGGGCGCGGGTGTGGATCGGGATCGTGTGGGAGAACGGGGTGCTGCGCCGCAACGCGGTGGGGCGACGCCTGCTCAACCTGCGCAGCAGACCGGTGCGAGCCATGCGCTACCTGCGCGGCCGGCAGTTCGAGCTGCTGCTCGACCGTCCCGAGGAGTTCGAGCTCGACGGCGACGAGTTCGGACTCGTCACCGGGTTCCGGGCACGCGTCGACCCGGCGGCGCTCGTCGTGCGGGTGCCGCGGAGCTGA
- the pheA gene encoding prephenate dehydratase — MYSYLGPAGTFTWAALAQVPEAAGEEWRAVNNVGEALDDVVSGRSTAAMIAIENSVEGGVSATQDALANVPGLRIIGEYLVPVNFQLVARPGTRLEEVRVINAHPVAYAQCHLWLDATLPSHGHIPSTSNVAAPAELLESGTADAAIAPPGITQHLPLEVLAEDIADNPDAVTRFVLVSRSRVIPPRTGADKTSVIVELPTDQPGALVEMLEQFATRGVNLSLLESRPIGDALGRYRFIVDLDGHVLDERVADALLGLKRFSPSVQFLGAYPRADKQRVEVTSRYDDQVFIDARDWLREIVSGADLR, encoded by the coding sequence GTGTACAGCTATCTCGGGCCGGCCGGCACCTTCACCTGGGCGGCGCTCGCGCAGGTGCCGGAGGCCGCGGGCGAGGAGTGGCGTGCGGTCAACAACGTGGGGGAGGCGCTCGACGACGTCGTGAGCGGCCGCAGCACGGCCGCCATGATCGCGATCGAGAACAGCGTCGAGGGCGGCGTGAGCGCCACCCAGGACGCCCTCGCGAACGTGCCCGGGCTGCGGATCATCGGCGAGTACCTCGTGCCGGTCAACTTCCAGCTCGTCGCGCGGCCGGGAACCCGGCTGGAGGAGGTGCGGGTCATCAACGCGCACCCGGTCGCCTACGCGCAGTGCCACCTGTGGCTCGACGCGACCCTGCCGAGCCACGGCCACATCCCGTCGACCTCCAACGTCGCGGCGCCCGCCGAGCTGCTCGAGTCCGGCACCGCCGACGCGGCGATCGCCCCGCCCGGCATCACGCAGCACCTGCCGCTCGAGGTGCTCGCCGAGGACATCGCCGACAACCCGGACGCCGTGACGCGCTTCGTGCTCGTCTCGCGTTCGCGCGTGATCCCGCCGCGCACGGGCGCCGACAAGACGAGCGTCATCGTGGAGCTGCCGACCGACCAGCCGGGTGCGCTCGTCGAGATGCTCGAGCAGTTCGCGACCCGCGGAGTGAACCTGAGCCTGCTCGAGTCGCGGCCCATCGGCGACGCGCTCGGCCGCTACCGCTTCATCGTCGACCTCGACGGCCACGTGCTCGACGAGCGGGTCGCCGACGCCCTGCTCGGACTCAAGCGCTTCAGCCCGAGCGTGCAGTTCCTCGGGGCGTATCCGCGGGCCGACAAGCAGCGCGTCGAGGTGACGAGCCGCTACGACGACCAGGTGTTCATCGACGCCCGCGACTGGCTCCGCGAGATCGTCTCCGGCGCGGACCTTCGCTGA
- the pgm gene encoding phosphoglucomutase (alpha-D-glucose-1,6-bisphosphate-dependent) — protein MTSRAGTPAQPSDLIDVHALVDAYYHRTPDLDDPAQRVVFGTSGHRGSSLDGAFTETHIAAITQAIVEYRAEQGITGPLFIGSDTHGLSAPAQTTALGVLEANGVHAIADEYDDYVPTPALSRAIIRYNRDHPGEPQADGIVITPSHNPPRDGGFKYNPPHGGPADSDATNWIAGRANELIADGNREVRFSEPSGVDCYDFRGAYVDDLANVLDMGAIARAGLKLGADPLGGASVHYWSLIAERYGLDLEVVNPQVDPAWSFMTLDWDGKIRMDPSSPSAMASVVARAGDYAILTGNDADADRHGIVTPDGGLMNPNHYLAVAIQYLYAHRPGWRADAAIGKTLVSSSMIDRVAASLGRRLWEVPVGFKWFVPGLIDGSVGFGGEESAGASFLTLDGQAWTTDKDGILLALLAAEIRAVTGTSPSELYRELAAEFGDPAYARVDAAATPEQKARLGKLSGDDITASTLAGDAITARLSHAPGNGAAIGGVKVASEHAWFAARPSGTENVYKIYAESFRGPEHLAEVQAEAKTIVDAALAQG, from the coding sequence ATGACCTCGCGTGCGGGAACCCCGGCTCAGCCCTCCGACCTCATCGACGTGCACGCGCTCGTCGACGCGTACTATCACCGGACCCCGGATCTCGACGATCCGGCGCAGCGGGTGGTGTTCGGCACGAGCGGGCACCGCGGCTCGAGCCTCGACGGTGCCTTCACGGAGACGCACATCGCCGCCATCACCCAGGCGATCGTCGAGTACCGCGCGGAGCAGGGCATCACGGGTCCACTGTTCATCGGATCCGACACGCACGGGCTCTCCGCCCCCGCGCAGACGACGGCGCTCGGGGTGCTCGAGGCCAACGGCGTGCACGCGATCGCCGACGAGTACGACGACTACGTGCCGACCCCCGCGCTCAGCCGCGCGATCATCCGCTACAACCGCGACCATCCCGGCGAGCCGCAGGCCGACGGCATCGTCATCACCCCGAGCCACAACCCGCCGCGCGACGGCGGCTTCAAGTACAACCCGCCGCACGGCGGCCCGGCCGACTCGGACGCCACGAACTGGATCGCGGGGCGGGCCAACGAGCTCATCGCCGACGGAAACCGCGAGGTGCGCTTCTCGGAGCCGTCGGGCGTCGACTGCTACGACTTCCGGGGCGCGTATGTGGACGACCTCGCGAACGTGCTCGACATGGGCGCGATCGCGCGGGCGGGCCTGAAGCTCGGCGCCGACCCGCTCGGCGGGGCGAGCGTGCACTACTGGTCGCTCATCGCCGAGCGCTACGGCCTCGACCTCGAGGTCGTGAACCCGCAGGTCGATCCCGCGTGGTCGTTCATGACACTCGACTGGGACGGCAAGATCCGGATGGATCCCTCCTCACCCTCCGCGATGGCCTCCGTCGTGGCGCGCGCGGGCGACTACGCCATCCTCACCGGCAACGACGCCGACGCCGACCGGCACGGCATCGTCACGCCCGACGGCGGGCTCATGAACCCCAACCACTACCTCGCGGTCGCCATCCAGTACCTCTATGCGCACCGCCCCGGGTGGCGTGCGGATGCGGCGATCGGCAAGACCCTCGTGTCGAGCTCGATGATCGATCGGGTGGCAGCCTCGCTCGGTCGACGCCTGTGGGAGGTGCCGGTGGGCTTCAAATGGTTCGTGCCGGGCCTCATCGACGGCTCGGTGGGCTTCGGCGGCGAGGAGAGCGCGGGCGCGAGCTTCCTCACGCTCGACGGGCAGGCCTGGACGACCGACAAGGACGGCATCCTGCTGGCGCTGCTCGCCGCCGAGATCCGCGCGGTGACGGGCACGAGCCCGAGCGAGCTCTACCGGGAGCTCGCCGCGGAGTTCGGCGACCCCGCCTACGCGCGCGTCGACGCGGCGGCGACGCCCGAGCAGAAGGCCCGGCTCGGCAAGCTCTCGGGCGACGACATCACCGCATCCACGCTCGCGGGCGACGCCATCACGGCGCGGCTCTCGCACGCGCCCGGCAACGGCGCGGCGATCGGCGGGGTGAAGGTCGCGAGCGAGCACGCCTGGTTCGCGGCGCGCCCCTCCGGCACCGAGAACGTCTACAAGATCTACGCGGAGTCGTTCCGGGGGCCGGAGCATCTGGCCGAGGTGCAGGCCGAGGCGAAGACCATCGTCGACGCCGCTCTCGCTCAGGGGTAG
- a CDS encoding M15 family metallopeptidase, with the protein MTAPSPATRSASERKARARQLRRRRIAVLGTLVAVLVVALVVTIAVALAPSGSPEAGPRDPASESPSASAGTPTPEPTVETPPPPPAFDKTQYSLTDPDSPWVIVNKLNPMNPVDFQPAVVPVPVPYINPAYLRQEPADAVVRMFADFQAQTGLQMQVLSSYRSYAAQQQVYGGNDLLTARPGFSEHQTGWVLDVDALPRACSLQLCFRDTPQGQWLAQHAWEYGFIIRYADGYTGITGYQYEPWHLRYVGPALAKEMHDTGVVTLEEFFGYPAAPDYP; encoded by the coding sequence ATGACCGCGCCCTCGCCTGCCACCCGATCGGCGTCCGAGCGGAAGGCGCGCGCGCGGCAGCTCCGCCGGCGCCGGATCGCGGTGCTCGGCACCCTCGTCGCGGTGCTCGTGGTCGCCCTCGTCGTCACCATCGCGGTCGCCTTGGCGCCCTCCGGCAGCCCGGAGGCCGGGCCGCGCGATCCGGCCTCCGAGAGCCCGAGCGCCTCCGCCGGGACACCCACTCCGGAGCCGACCGTGGAGACCCCGCCACCCCCGCCGGCGTTCGACAAGACGCAGTACTCGCTGACCGACCCCGACAGTCCCTGGGTCATCGTGAACAAGCTCAACCCGATGAATCCCGTCGACTTCCAGCCCGCGGTCGTCCCGGTCCCCGTGCCGTACATCAACCCGGCCTACCTGCGGCAGGAGCCCGCGGACGCGGTCGTGCGGATGTTCGCCGACTTCCAGGCGCAGACGGGCCTGCAGATGCAGGTGCTCTCGAGCTACCGCAGCTACGCCGCCCAGCAGCAGGTGTACGGCGGCAACGATCTGCTGACCGCGCGTCCCGGCTTCAGCGAACACCAGACCGGCTGGGTGCTCGACGTCGACGCCCTGCCCCGGGCGTGCTCGCTGCAGCTGTGCTTCCGCGACACCCCGCAGGGCCAGTGGCTCGCCCAGCACGCCTGGGAGTACGGCTTCATCATCCGGTATGCCGACGGGTACACGGGCATCACGGGCTACCAGTACGAGCCGTGGCACCTGCGATACGTCGGCCCCGCGCTCGCGAAGGAAATGCACGACACGGGCGTCGTGACGCTCGAGGAGTTCTTCGGCTACCCGGCCGCGCCGGACTACCCCTGA
- a CDS encoding extracellular solute-binding protein, translated as MKFSRRTATVAAIAGTTTLALVLTGCQTGGDETPSDEPITLTITTFGTMGIDSLYEAYEKEHPNITIEATNLENGGAARDDAYAKIAAGTGLSDVVAIEEGWLSTIREVSDAFVDLRDFGIEDHKSDWLDWKYAQGTDADGRVFGAGLDIGPQGLCFRGDLFEAAGLPGDRDGFAEAIGGANATWESFFEFGQEYTAKSGKAFFHHPSFFWNSFVNQQEEGYYKKDGTTLNIKDNAALKGQLNLIVDNANIGAGAPAWGATEQARNDEFAVYVCPSWMLGVVKGFYDAGTTGTGWDFADVLPGGAANWGGAFLGVSESSEHQKEAADLALWLASPEQQAAAFKVAGPFPSTLKGQELVADATDPFFNDAPTGEIFASRAKGVVAQVKGPEDSVIQDNVFGPVLDRINQGEITDGETAWNEAITLLDQLVKQ; from the coding sequence GTGAAGTTCTCACGACGCACTGCAACTGTCGCGGCGATCGCGGGTACCACCACCCTGGCGCTGGTTCTGACCGGATGTCAGACCGGTGGCGACGAGACGCCGAGCGACGAGCCCATCACCCTCACCATCACCACCTTCGGCACCATGGGCATCGACAGCCTCTACGAGGCGTACGAGAAGGAGCACCCGAACATCACGATCGAGGCGACCAACCTCGAGAACGGTGGAGCCGCTCGCGACGACGCCTACGCGAAGATCGCCGCCGGCACGGGTCTCAGCGACGTCGTCGCCATCGAAGAGGGCTGGCTGTCGACCATCCGCGAGGTCTCGGACGCGTTCGTCGACCTCCGCGACTTCGGCATCGAGGACCACAAGAGCGACTGGCTCGACTGGAAGTACGCGCAGGGCACCGACGCCGACGGCCGCGTCTTCGGCGCCGGCCTCGACATCGGCCCGCAGGGCCTGTGCTTCCGCGGCGACCTGTTCGAGGCCGCCGGCCTGCCCGGTGACCGCGACGGCTTCGCCGAGGCGATCGGCGGAGCCAACGCCACCTGGGAGTCGTTCTTCGAGTTCGGCCAGGAGTACACCGCCAAGAGCGGCAAGGCGTTCTTCCACCACCCCTCCTTCTTCTGGAACTCCTTCGTGAACCAGCAGGAAGAGGGCTACTACAAGAAGGACGGCACGACCCTCAACATCAAGGACAACGCCGCCCTCAAGGGTCAGCTGAACCTGATCGTCGACAACGCCAACATCGGCGCCGGCGCCCCCGCCTGGGGTGCGACGGAGCAGGCGCGCAACGATGAGTTCGCCGTCTACGTCTGCCCGTCCTGGATGCTCGGTGTGGTCAAGGGCTTCTACGACGCGGGCACCACGGGAACCGGATGGGACTTCGCTGACGTCCTCCCCGGTGGCGCAGCCAACTGGGGTGGCGCGTTCCTCGGCGTCTCCGAGTCGTCGGAGCACCAGAAGGAGGCCGCCGACCTGGCCCTCTGGCTTGCCTCTCCCGAGCAGCAGGCCGCCGCGTTCAAGGTCGCGGGTCCCTTCCCGTCGACCCTGAAGGGTCAGGAGCTCGTCGCCGACGCCACCGACCCGTTCTTCAACGACGCGCCGACCGGTGAGATCTTCGCCAGCCGCGCGAAGGGCGTCGTCGCCCAGGTGAAGGGCCCGGAGGACTCGGTCATCCAGGACAACGTCTTCGGACCCGTCCTCGACCGGATCAACCAGGGCGAGATCACCGACGGCGAGACGGCCTGGAACGAGGCCATCACGCTGCTCGACCAGCTCGTCAAGCAGTAG
- a CDS encoding carbohydrate ABC transporter permease, which translates to MSTLQAGRGGGGLTFRQKLANFDYKASPYIYISPFFILFAVLGLFPIIYTVNVSLYNWDLLKGQGDFIGLGNYVTTLTDPFFWNAFGNTISIFLLSAIPQLVAATVIAAVLDQAIRASTFWRMSVLLPYIAAPVAVAVIFTQIFNQYGGPITGILEALGIEPIRWGFDVFPSHIAIATMVNWRWTGYNALILLAAMQAIPRDIYESAALDGAGRARRFWSITIPMIRPTMIFVVITATIGGLQIFTEPKLFDGQSNGGANRQFQTIVLYLYEMAFPRRDFGRAAATAWILFLIIILIGLLNYAISRTIASQDIKRNIRVPSRKTVRPNGGLK; encoded by the coding sequence ATGAGCACACTCCAGGCAGGGCGCGGAGGCGGGGGCCTCACCTTCCGTCAGAAGCTCGCGAACTTCGACTACAAGGCCTCGCCCTATATCTACATCTCCCCGTTCTTCATCCTCTTCGCGGTGCTGGGGCTCTTCCCGATCATCTACACGGTCAACGTGTCGCTGTACAACTGGGACCTCCTCAAAGGCCAGGGCGACTTCATCGGCCTCGGCAACTACGTCACGACCCTGACCGACCCGTTCTTCTGGAACGCGTTCGGCAACACGATCAGCATCTTCCTGCTCTCCGCGATCCCCCAGCTCGTCGCCGCGACCGTCATCGCCGCCGTGCTCGACCAGGCGATCCGCGCGAGCACCTTCTGGCGGATGAGCGTGCTGCTGCCCTACATCGCCGCCCCCGTCGCGGTCGCGGTGATCTTCACCCAGATCTTCAACCAGTACGGCGGCCCCATCACGGGCATCCTCGAGGCCCTCGGGATCGAGCCGATCCGCTGGGGCTTCGACGTCTTCCCCTCGCACATCGCGATCGCCACCATGGTGAACTGGCGCTGGACCGGCTACAACGCGCTCATCCTGCTCGCCGCGATGCAGGCCATCCCGCGCGACATCTACGAATCGGCCGCCCTCGACGGCGCCGGCCGCGCACGCCGGTTCTGGTCGATCACCATCCCGATGATCCGGCCGACCATGATCTTCGTCGTCATCACCGCCACCATCGGCGGTCTGCAGATCTTCACCGAGCCGAAGCTCTTCGACGGGCAGTCCAACGGCGGCGCGAACCGCCAGTTCCAGACCATCGTGCTCTACCTCTACGAGATGGCGTTCCCGCGCCGCGACTTCGGTCGGGCCGCGGCGACCGCCTGGATCCTCTTCCTCATCATCATCCTGATCGGCCTGCTCAACTACGCGATCTCGCGGACCATCGCCTCCCAGGACATCAAGCGCAACATCCGCGTTCCCTCGCGCAAGACCGTGCGCCCGAACGGAGGCCTCAAGTGA
- a CDS encoding carbohydrate ABC transporter permease: MSTTINRAAPSSSTHGIHLPNPEERAAKKRKARFYDRPGWLTYGLLSAFFLGAVFPLWWSFVMGSRVATDINSVPPVVIPGPNFISNVIKAFQTVDFTKALINTVIISGTIAISVVFFSTLAGYAFAKLKFRGRNGLMLAVIATMAIPTQLGIIPLFMLVSELKLTNTLGAVIIPGLVSAFGVFFMRQYLIDVIPDELIEAARVDGASAWGTFWNVAVPSARPAMAVLGLFIFMAAWTDFLWPLLVLGPKNPSVQTALAALNASGGHTPDYSMVLAGTIVSIIPLLILFLFAGKQLIAGIMSGAVKG; this comes from the coding sequence GTGAGCACCACCATCAACCGAGCCGCCCCCTCGAGCAGCACGCACGGGATCCACCTCCCGAACCCGGAGGAGCGCGCCGCCAAGAAGCGCAAGGCGCGCTTCTACGACCGGCCCGGATGGCTCACCTACGGCCTGCTGTCGGCGTTCTTCCTCGGCGCGGTGTTCCCACTGTGGTGGTCGTTCGTCATGGGCAGCCGTGTCGCCACCGACATCAACTCGGTCCCGCCCGTCGTGATCCCCGGCCCGAACTTCATCTCGAACGTCATCAAGGCGTTCCAGACGGTCGACTTCACCAAGGCGCTCATCAACACCGTCATCATCTCGGGCACGATCGCCATCTCGGTCGTGTTCTTCTCGACGCTGGCCGGCTACGCCTTCGCGAAGCTCAAGTTCCGGGGCCGCAACGGCCTCATGCTCGCGGTCATCGCCACCATGGCGATTCCGACGCAGCTCGGCATCATCCCGCTGTTCATGCTCGTGTCGGAGCTCAAGCTCACCAACACGCTCGGCGCGGTCATCATCCCGGGTCTCGTGAGCGCCTTCGGGGTGTTCTTCATGCGGCAATACCTCATCGACGTGATCCCCGACGAGCTCATCGAGGCGGCGCGCGTCGACGGCGCGTCGGCGTGGGGCACCTTCTGGAACGTCGCGGTCCCGTCGGCACGTCCGGCGATGGCGGTGCTCGGCCTGTTCATCTTCATGGCGGCCTGGACCGACTTCCTGTGGCCCCTGCTCGTGCTGGGTCCGAAGAACCCGAGCGTGCAGACCGCCCTCGCGGCGCTCAACGCCTCGGGCGGACACACGCCCGACTACTCGATGGTGCTCGCCGGCACGATCGTGTCGATCATCCCGCTGCTGATCCTGTTCCTCTTCGCGGGCAAGCAGCTCATCGCGGGCATCATGTCCGGGGCGGTGAAGGGCTGA